Proteins encoded together in one Carya illinoinensis cultivar Pawnee chromosome 3, C.illinoinensisPawnee_v1, whole genome shotgun sequence window:
- the LOC122303839 gene encoding cyclin-U1-1 isoform X2, giving the protein MLSTVGGGYTNQSRQLEPSQAETTTPRVLTILSSVLEKLVARNDRLMDSLNQKLDEESCGSCRLGKGLNAFHGVRAPSISVQRLLVTSVMVASKMLDDEHYNNAFFARAGGVSNAELNRLELELLFLLDFGVTVSSRVFEIYCLHLEKELQFNGIGNKIERAIISVDDVTEISVEDTQSSSPPQIVD; this is encoded by the exons ATGTTGTCTACCGTTGGTGGTGGATATACAAACCAAAGCCGGCAGCTGGAGCCGAGCCAAGCTGAGACGACCACGCCTAGAGTGCTAACCATATTGTCTTCCGTGTTGGAGAAGCTGGTGGCTCGAAATGACCGGCTCATGGACTCCCTCAATCAGAAGCTGGATGAGGAAAGCTGCGGCTCGTGTCGACTTGGGAAGGGCTTGAATGCGTTTCATGGTGTGAGAGCACCAAGCATAAGTGTTCAGAG GTTATTGGTTACAAGCGTTATGGTTGCTTCTAAGATGCTAGATGATGA GCATTATAACAATGCATTTTTTGCTCGAGCTGGAGGAGTAAGTAATGCCGAGTTGAACAGGCTGGAATTGGAATTGCTCTTTCTATTGGATTTTGGAGTTACAGTAAGCTCCCGGGTTTTCGAGATCTATTGCTTGCACTTGGAAAAAGAATTGCAATTCAATGGCATCGGGAATAAGATCGAAAGGGCAATAATTTCCGTCGACGATGTGACTGAAATATCAGTAGAAGATACACAAAGTTCATCACCACCTCAGATAGTGGACTGA
- the LOC122303839 gene encoding cyclin-U1-1 isoform X1, with translation MLSTVGGGYTNQSRQLEPSQAETTTPRVLTILSSVLEKLVARNDRLMDSLNQKLDEESCGSCRLGKGLNAFHGVRAPSISVQRYLERLYKYTNCSPSCFVVGYVYIDRLVHRHPDSLVISLNVHRLLVTSVMVASKMLDDEHYNNAFFARAGGVSNAELNRLELELLFLLDFGVTVSSRVFEIYCLHLEKELQFNGIGNKIERAIISVDDVTEISVEDTQSSSPPQIVD, from the exons ATGTTGTCTACCGTTGGTGGTGGATATACAAACCAAAGCCGGCAGCTGGAGCCGAGCCAAGCTGAGACGACCACGCCTAGAGTGCTAACCATATTGTCTTCCGTGTTGGAGAAGCTGGTGGCTCGAAATGACCGGCTCATGGACTCCCTCAATCAGAAGCTGGATGAGGAAAGCTGCGGCTCGTGTCGACTTGGGAAGGGCTTGAATGCGTTTCATGGTGTGAGAGCACCAAGCATAAGTGTTCAGAGGTACTTGGAGAGGCTGTACAAGTATACGAATTGTAGTCCATCTTGTTTTGTGGTTGGGTATGTGTATATAGACAGATTGGTGCACAGGCACCCTGACTCCCTCGTGATATCCTTGAATGTGCATAGGTTATTGGTTACAAGCGTTATGGTTGCTTCTAAGATGCTAGATGATGA GCATTATAACAATGCATTTTTTGCTCGAGCTGGAGGAGTAAGTAATGCCGAGTTGAACAGGCTGGAATTGGAATTGCTCTTTCTATTGGATTTTGGAGTTACAGTAAGCTCCCGGGTTTTCGAGATCTATTGCTTGCACTTGGAAAAAGAATTGCAATTCAATGGCATCGGGAATAAGATCGAAAGGGCAATAATTTCCGTCGACGATGTGACTGAAATATCAGTAGAAGATACACAAAGTTCATCACCACCTCAGATAGTGGACTGA